One Candidatus Bathyarchaeia archaeon genomic window, CACCCCCCACCACTATGACTTCGCCGCCGACGTAGATCGGTGTGTCGTATATGTCGAACAAATAGGCCTTCATGAGGTTGCATCTGGTGAGGAACTCGTTGGCCGTGTAGACGCCGTTCAGGTTTTCGCCTGGTACGTTGAGGAACAGCGGAGGCCCTGCCCCTGTTCCTATGAAGATTGCTTTAAACCCTTCCTCGAATAATTCTTCAACGGTTACTGTTTTCCCAACGATTACATCCTTTTGGAACCGAACACCCATCCTCGCGATGGAGTCAATTTCAGCCTTAACAACCCTCTTCGGGAGCCTAAACTCCGGTATCCCATACGTTAACACGCCGCCGTACTCGTGTAACGCTTCGAAGACGGTGACATCGTATCCTAAACGGGCTAGGTCCCCGGCTACTGTTAGCCCCGAGGGGCCTGATCCGATTACAGCCACAGTTAAACCATTTCCCTCCGCCCGATCCGCGACCTGGAGGTTTCTGGTTAACGCGTAATCGGCGGCGAACCTTTCGAGGCCTCCGATGTTTACAGCCGCGCCTTTCCGGTTTAGGATGCACGCCGCCTCGCATTGGGTTTCCTGGGGGCAAACCCTTCCGCATACGCCTGGTAGACTGTTCTTTTCCCTGATCTTCCTCACCGCGGCTTCGAAGTCTCCCTTTCGAATGTAAGCTATGAAGGCTTTTACGTCTATTTGCGCAGGGCAACCTGAGACGCAGGTGGGGTTGGGGCATTGTAGGCATCTTTCAGCCTCTCTTAAGGCTTGCTCCTCGGTGAACCCTAAGGCGACCTCGTCGAAGTCCTTAACCCTTTCTTCAGGACTTCTTCTAGGCATCTGGGTTCGCTTGAAGACGTCTACGTCGCGTTTCAAGCGGATTCCTCCAAAAACCTTTGCAGGGCCTTCTTCTCCGCTTCCAAGTACATTCGCTGTCGAGCCATCAACTGTTCAAAGTCTACTTGATGCCCGTCGAACTCTGGGCCGTCCACGCAGGTGAGCTTTGTTTCACCCCCCACCGAGACTCGGCATGACCCACACATGCCTGTTCCATCGAGCATGATGGGGTTAAGGCTTACCAGCGTCTTCACCCCGTAGGGCTTCGTAGCCTCGGACACGGCCTTCATCATGATGGCTGGGCCGACCGCGTAAACCATGTTGATTTCTACCCGTTGCGCGATGAGGTCTTTGAGGACATCGACAACCGTTCCCTTCCGCCCCCTGGATCCATCGTCGGTTGCGATGTAAACCTCGTCTACGAGGTTTCTAAACTCCTCCTCCAGTATGAGGAGGTCGGCGCTTCGAGCTCCTAGAATGGCTGTGACATGGTTGCCTGCTTTTTTGAGGGCCTGGGCCACCGGGTAGGCTTCAGCCGCGCCTACGCCGCCTCCAACCACCACGACTGAGCCGTAGAGTTTTTCTTGAAACGGCTTCCCCAGGGGTCCTACAAGGTCTAGGATCTCGTCCCCAACGTTAAGGCGGCTCAGCTTTAACGTGGTCTTTCCCACCTCCTGGAATACAAGCTCCACCGTGCCCTTCTCTGTGTTTTGCCGGTAGACTGTCAGGGGCACTCTCTCACCCTTCTCATCCACCCTCACGATCACGAATTGGCCGGGCTTCGCCCTACCTGCCACGAGTCCCGCCTCAACCTCCATCCAAACCACGCCTCGGCCGAGGCGCTTCTTCGAAACCACTTTCCCCACGGATGTTCGTCCCCTGTTAACTTATGCTCGAACTGATCCTCCTTTTGAATACGAGCTTTAAAAAAAGCTTTTAGCTCTCCGGAAGCCCCACCGCCGTTGTTGGACGGGGATATAAACAATTTATACCGCGGGGTTTAAGTGTTAGGTATGTTAAGTGAGATCGTTGGACGAGTAGAGGACGTTAACCTAGCTTTTCAAAACGAGCCCATCAGGGTTGTTGTGTTGAAGCCTGTCCCGAGGATAGAGGTCGCTGGAAGGGTGATCGAGCCCCTAGAGGAAGGGGTTGAGGTTGAGCTCCCCATGTGGGTCGCCGACAGACTGGAGGAGTCCGGGTACGTAAAGCCTATCACAAGTGGTGAGCTTACTTTAGTGGAGTTAACCAAGGTGCATTGGAGGGAGTCCTTGCCGAAGTCTAGGAGCGTTTCAACCCTCCCCCCGGACTTTTACTGCAAGCTGAGGAGGATGCTGGGTGAGTTGAAGGTTAAGGGTCAGAAGGACCTGGAAAAGTTGAAGGAGTATGAGAAGGCGGCATCCATCTCCAATGACATATTAACCTGTCGGCTGAAGAAGATCGTTTCCCTAGCTTCATCTCAATATCAAACCGAGGAGGTGAAGAGAGGCCTCGCCTCTGAGGAGAGAATCCTCTTGGAGGAAATTTCCAAGCTCATCAAGGATTGGAGGGAAAGCGTTTTGGAGGCGCATGGGTGATGGAGAGTATCCAGCAAAGCCCTGAGGAAAGGTTTCTAGAGTTCTATAAAACCTTCAAAGACTCAGAGGGCGAATACAAGTATAGGAAACGCATCTCACAGATGGCCGTCCTCGGGTTAAAATCCCTCGTCGTGGACTTCGACGACCTGCTCACCTTCGACCGTGAGCTGGGAAAACGCCTCGTCGAGGAGCCTGACAGATGCCTGGGATACGCTGGCAAGTCAGCGTTCGCCCAGATCTCGATGGAGGACCCGGAGTACGCTGAGCAGCTTGAAAAGGTATTCGTCAGGTTTAGGAGGCTCCCCGACAAACAGCCGTTGAGGAAAATCGGGTCAGACCATATTGGAAGCTTAGTCTCCGTGGACGGCATCGTGGTAAGAGCCACACAGGTGAAACCCATCATCGTGAAGGCCGCCTTCAAATGCCGGCGATGCGGGGAGATGACGAAGACGGCTCAATCAGGGGCCTTTCTCAGGGGACCAGCCCTATGCCCATACTGTAAATTCAAGGGCCTAGACCTGTCCTTCGAAGACTCATCCTTCATCAACCTTCAGGAGTTAAGGGTTCAGGAACGACCAGAAGACCTCCCCCCAGGCCAGTTGCCCAGGTCCATAGACATACTGCTAACAGAGGACCTGGTGGATGTGGCGAGGCCTGGAGACAGGGTTACCATCACCGGCATCGTAAGGGTCCGCCAAGAATACTTAACTAGGGCTGGGAGGTTGAGGACATCAGAGCTTTACTT contains:
- a CDS encoding sulfide/dihydroorotate dehydrogenase-like FAD/NAD-binding protein, producing MGKVVSKKRLGRGVVWMEVEAGLVAGRAKPGQFVIVRVDEKGERVPLTVYRQNTEKGTVELVFQEVGKTTLKLSRLNVGDEILDLVGPLGKPFQEKLYGSVVVVGGGVGAAEAYPVAQALKKAGNHVTAILGARSADLLILEEEFRNLVDEVYIATDDGSRGRKGTVVDVLKDLIAQRVEINMVYAVGPAIMMKAVSEATKPYGVKTLVSLNPIMLDGTGMCGSCRVSVGGETKLTCVDGPEFDGHQVDFEQLMARQRMYLEAEKKALQRFLEESA
- the gltA gene encoding NADPH-dependent glutamate synthase, with the translated sequence MPRRSPEERVKDFDEVALGFTEEQALREAERCLQCPNPTCVSGCPAQIDVKAFIAYIRKGDFEAAVRKIREKNSLPGVCGRVCPQETQCEAACILNRKGAAVNIGGLERFAADYALTRNLQVADRAEGNGLTVAVIGSGPSGLTVAGDLARLGYDVTVFEALHEYGGVLTYGIPEFRLPKRVVKAEIDSIARMGVRFQKDVIVGKTVTVEELFEEGFKAIFIGTGAGPPLFLNVPGENLNGVYTANEFLTRCNLMKAYLFDIYDTPIYVGGEVIVVGGGNVAVDAARVAMRAGGRRVTILYRRTREEMPARVEEVRNAEEEGVRFMFLTNPVKFTGHNGWVRCVECLKMRLGSPDESGRPRPIPVRGSNFAVNTDTVIIAIGRKPNPTVTQTTPRLKTLESGLIHTDSQGRTSIKEVWAGGDVVTGEATVISAIGAGKTAAESIHNYFTRILKRKGVKR